The nucleotide sequence CAGCCTGTGCCCGTGGCGCTGGGGCTTTGGGGGCCCCAGCCCCGTGGTGAAGCCCCCCAAGAGGTgtcggggcgggcggggggccaGGGAGGCCGCACAGGGCGCACGGGCGGCCTCTTGGCTGCAAAGGCTGGGAAAAGGGCAGGCAGTTCCTGCCGGCAGCGCGGATGCCATGGTGATGGGCTGCTGCCGGCATGAATACCCATGAGCCGGGGGGAGCGGGAGGCCACCGAGCTGTGCCCTGAATGCAAAGACCCCGGCACAAAGGGCCGCGGCCACGCGTGGGGCTCCGGCGCGGCGGAGCCAGCAGCAGGTGCCACACGGCGACGTCCCCGCGCCGCAGCACCCCGGggtgcggggccggggctcagGGTGGGATGCGGGGAGGCTGGAAGCCGTTCCCGTGGCAACGGCCGGTCCCAGTTTCCACCAATCGAtgcggcggcgcgggcgcgcGGGCCGGGAGGGCGCGTGGCCTACATAAGCCCCGGGCGCGCAGCGTGCGCCGCACCCGGCAGATGCGCCTGCGACGCCATGGCCAGGCTGACGGGCTCCCGGCCCGTGGCCACCCGCCGCTGGGGCTGTGCCGccgccttcctcctcctcctcttcaccGTGCAAGCCGGTAAGGGTGGCCGTGGCGGGGGCAGGCGCGGAGGGTCCCCGAGCCGTGGGTACGGCCGCCCTCGCCGGGTGCCGGGGTGCGGCTCGGCGGCTGATGGAGAGCTGAGCGCGGCTCTCCGGCTGCCGTCGGGGTGCCGGGAGGGGATGGAAGTGGCTCCTGGATGTGCTGCGCTCTCGGAGCTGGGTTGTGCTCGCTGGCGGGTGCCCGGGGAAGAGCTCGGTGCTGCGGGCAGACAAGTCCAGCACCGCGGGGTACAGGGCGCCTGCTCCCCTTCCTCATCCCCCGGCCTTAAGCCGGCGCTGGGAAGGGTAATCCGTCGGCAAGACAGGATTTGAGAGGCAAGATGGATTTGAGACAGACAGGGCCAAATTCCCCTGGGGGAAGGATGCTCCGAGGAGCGGGTGGGAGTGGTGTCAggagggagaagagaagaggaaagaaggaTCCCAGTGCCCACAGGAGCATGGAAACCCCTGTTCGACATTCCCAGATCCATCTCCAGACCCTGTTGGGATCCTAGCACGAACCTGAAGTGACACCAGGGTAGTTGGTATCCCCAGGCTGCTCGGGACCCCAttcctggctgcagggcagagcgTGACTGGCTCCCCACACCCACGGGCTCTCTGTCCCCCCACGTATCCATCCAGGATGTGAGGGATCAGGGCAATGCCCGGGGCTCCCTCTGCCCGCAGCGGGGACGGGATCAGGACAGGCAGACTGGGCTGAGAGCCAGTGCTGCCGGCACCCGGCCATTTCCCAGCACACCCCAGCCTGGGACATGGTGGTCTCAGCCCTTCTGCTGCAGAAAGGCAGTTTTTTGGCTCTCAGGGACACAAATGTCCCCACGTCCTTTGTTCCCTCATGCTCCCTTGGCGCCAGCAGCCCTTTGGCACTGGgggagcacaggcaggaggTGCACAGCCCCCCAGTAACCCCACCCCACCTCAGTGCCTGGCACTGGGGGTGCAGCTCTAGGACGGTCCCATCTCCCTGCAGCCCAAAAAGCCGACTTTAGCGGGGACTCCACGGCGGCCACCATCAACCACTCGCTGACGCTGCTGCAgcggctgcaggagctgctgcagaacgGCAATGGCAGCGACTCGGTGCTGCGGGTCCGCTCGGCCGCCTCCGATGAGCCCAAGGTGTTCCACAcgcaccagctgctgctgagcctcCAGAGCGAGGTCTTCGAGAGCCTCCTGCGCAACCAGAGTGTCGTGACCCTGTACGAGCCACCCGAGACCGCCGCGCTCTTCGAGAAGTTCATCAGGTGCGTGGGGACCCCGTGGGATGGGGAGGTCGGGAGGATGCAGCTCTCCTGGGAAGCACAGGAACTCCACGGGATGGGGATGCCCACAGGGATGCAGCCAAGGAAGGGGGATGTTCCCCTGGGAACCACAGGGGTCTCATGGGATGTACATTTTGGGAGGGATGTACATTTTGGGAAGGATGCAACCCAGGAGGGAGGATTCTCCCCTGGTGACCATGGAGATCCAGTGGGATGGGTATACCTGGAGGGATGCAGCCAAAGAAGGTGGATGCTCCACTAGGGACTTAATGGgatgcagccagggaaggaggatGCCCCCCTGGGGGACCATGGAGAGCATGTGGAATGGGAGGGAAGCATCCAAGGAGGGGGGGATGTTTCCCTGGGAACCCCATGGGGTGGGAATACCCAGTGGAAAGCAGTCCAAGGCAGAGGCTGCTCCCCTGGGAACTGAGCTGCCAGGGATGGATGTCTGCAATATCACTACCCCACGCTCTGCCCCAGGTACCTCTACTGTGGAGGGGtctccatcctgctgcaccaggcTATCCCCATGCACCAGCTGGCCAGCAAGTATCGGGTCTGGGGGCTGCAGCGCGGCGTGGCCGAATACATGAGGACCCACCTGGCCAGCGAGTCGAGCCAGGGCCACGTGGTGGGCTGGTACCACTACGCCGTGCGCGTCGGGGACGCGGCGCTGCAGGAGAGCTGCCTCCAGTTCCTGGCCTGGAAcctctctgcagtgctgggcagcGCCGAGTGGGGCTCGGTGAgcgtggagctgctgctgctgctgctggagcgcTCCGACCTGGTGCTGCACAGCGAGCTGGAGCTCTACACCGCCGTGGAGGGCTGGCTGAGCCGCCGGCAGCCCGAGGTGCCCGTGGCCGAGCGGGTGCTGCGCGCCATCCGCTACCCCATGATCGCGCCCAGCCAGCTGTTCCGGCTGCAGGCGCAGTCGGCGGTGCTGGCGCAGCACCGCGGTGCGGTGCAGGACCTGCTCTTCCAGGCCTTCCAGTTCCACGCTGCCTCCCCGCTCCACTTCGCCAAGTACTTTGACGTCAACTGCAGCATGTTCCTGCCCCGCAACTACCTCGCGCCCAGCTGGGGCTCCCAGTGGGTCATCACCAACCCGGCGCGGGACGACCGCAGCACCAGCTTCCAGACCCAGCTGGGGCCCAGCAGCCATGATGCTGGCAAGAGGGTGACCTGGAATGTGCTGTTCTCACCACGCTGGCTGCCCGTCAGCCTGCGCCCCGTGTACTCGGACTCGGTGGCGGGTGCCATCCAGCCCGTGCGCATCGAGGACGGGCGCCCACGCCTCGTCATCACCCCGGCCATGAGCAGCCCTGACTTCGCTGGTGTCAGCTTCCAGAAGACCGTGCTGGTGGGCGTGCGGCAGCAGGGCCGTGTGCTGGTCAAACATGCCTACAGCTTCCACCAGAGCTCGGACGAGGCGGCCGATTTCCTGGTGCACGCCGACCTGCAGAAACGCACCTCCGAGTACCTCATTGACAACTCCCTGCACCTGCACATCATCATCAAGCCTGTCTACCACTCCCTCATCAAGGTGAAGAAGTAACGAGGCGCAGCTGGGTCCTGCCATGCTGGCCCCAGCACCATGGGGGGAACGCTTGGTCCTGTAGGTAGATGGGGGTCCCCTCTCTGGGGGGCTCCAGGACTGAGCTCTGCACTGCCAACCCCTCCCTGAGTGTTCCCCTGCCATGTCCCATCCCCATTGCTGTCCTTGGGGATGGAGGATGCTGGGAGCACCCCAGACCCATGCAGGGGGTGCAGAAGGTGAAACGTGCAGCCCATGGACACATCCAACCCCAATGGGTGtgggggtggggacagggacagcccatcCTT is from Anomalospiza imberbis isolate Cuckoo-Finch-1a 21T00152 chromosome 19, ASM3175350v1, whole genome shotgun sequence and encodes:
- the BTBD17 gene encoding BTB/POZ domain-containing protein 17, with the protein product MARLTGSRPVATRRWGCAAAFLLLLFTVQAAQKADFSGDSTAATINHSLTLLQRLQELLQNGNGSDSVLRVRSAASDEPKVFHTHQLLLSLQSEVFESLLRNQSVVTLYEPPETAALFEKFIRYLYCGGVSILLHQAIPMHQLASKYRVWGLQRGVAEYMRTHLASESSQGHVVGWYHYAVRVGDAALQESCLQFLAWNLSAVLGSAEWGSVSVELLLLLLERSDLVLHSELELYTAVEGWLSRRQPEVPVAERVLRAIRYPMIAPSQLFRLQAQSAVLAQHRGAVQDLLFQAFQFHAASPLHFAKYFDVNCSMFLPRNYLAPSWGSQWVITNPARDDRSTSFQTQLGPSSHDAGKRVTWNVLFSPRWLPVSLRPVYSDSVAGAIQPVRIEDGRPRLVITPAMSSPDFAGVSFQKTVLVGVRQQGRVLVKHAYSFHQSSDEAADFLVHADLQKRTSEYLIDNSLHLHIIIKPVYHSLIKVKK